The proteins below come from a single Streptococcus hyointestinalis genomic window:
- a CDS encoding NAD(P)H-dependent oxidoreductase, translating into MTKEDIKAQVRQAFDHRVSIRVYNDKDITREDMEYILDMAWLSPSSIGLEPWRFVVLDRKAIAKIADDLKPASWGAGSQLDTASHFVLLLAEKKVRYDSQAVKDSLYRKGLSEDMIASRLLRYEDFQKNHKKMADDERLLWEWAAKQTYIALGNMMTADSFIGIDSCPIEGFHDDEVNDVLVKHGLIDPDKEKLASMVSFGYRANDPKHKRIRKDRSAVVTWVD; encoded by the coding sequence ATGACCAAAGAAGATATCAAAGCACAGGTCAGACAAGCCTTTGACCACCGTGTTTCCATTCGTGTTTACAATGACAAGGATATCACAAGAGAAGATATGGAATATATCCTTGATATGGCTTGGCTCAGTCCATCATCTATCGGACTTGAGCCTTGGCGCTTTGTCGTTTTGGACCGCAAAGCCATTGCAAAAATCGCTGACGACTTAAAGCCTGCTTCTTGGGGAGCTGGCTCTCAGCTCGACACTGCTAGCCACTTTGTACTGCTCCTCGCTGAAAAGAAGGTCCGCTATGACAGTCAAGCTGTCAAGGACAGTCTTTATCGTAAAGGTCTTAGCGAAGACATGATTGCCAGTCGTCTTTTGAGATACGAAGATTTCCAAAAAAATCACAAGAAAATGGCAGACGATGAGCGCCTGCTATGGGAATGGGCAGCAAAACAAACCTATATCGCTCTTGGCAACATGATGACAGCCGACAGCTTTATCGGCATTGACTCTTGTCCTATTGAGGGCTTTCACGATGATGAGGTCAATGACGTTTTGGTCAAACACGGCTTGATTGACCCAGATAAGGAAAAACTCGCTAGCATGGTGTCTTTCGGTTATCGTGCTAACGACCCTAAGCATAAACGTATCAGAAAAGACCGCAGTGCGGTGGTGACATGGGTAGACTAG
- a CDS encoding SRPBCC domain-containing protein, whose product MLVIQFPEKWTPGYTDNFVSNEVIVKDLDFTKVLDGLLDAAKWETYYDNSSDIFMYNQENTILNNNTRFRFKTFGFDVEAQVEEYALDQEAGSLRLAWHGWNEEEGDGFLEVYHAWLVERLDKNRVRILTQESQIGTPAKELAKSTPNTMLNGHQAWLDGLVRFAQN is encoded by the coding sequence ATGCTTGTTATTCAATTTCCAGAAAAATGGACACCAGGATACACTGATAACTTCGTCTCTAATGAGGTTATCGTCAAAGACCTTGATTTTACAAAAGTCCTTGACGGGCTCTTAGACGCTGCCAAGTGGGAAACTTACTACGACAACAGCTCAGATATTTTTATGTACAATCAAGAGAACACGATACTAAATAACAACACACGCTTTCGCTTTAAAACCTTTGGCTTTGACGTCGAGGCGCAAGTGGAGGAATACGCCCTTGACCAAGAAGCTGGTAGCCTGCGTCTTGCTTGGCATGGCTGGAATGAGGAAGAAGGCGATGGTTTCCTTGAGGTTTACCACGCTTGGTTGGTAGAGCGATTGGATAAAAATCGTGTTCGTATCCTGACCCAAGAGTCTCAAATCGGCACACCCGCAAAAGAACTCGCCAAATCCACACCAAACACCATGCTCAACGGACACCAAGCTTGGCTTGATGGCTTGGTTCGCTTTGCACAAAACTAG
- a CDS encoding MarR family winged helix-turn-helix transcriptional regulator translates to MSKTLQESLDSCLFFTVKKLDRLLNKMADEAFSRVGLAPTYAFILLILAEEDGRAQKDIASILHIAPSTLTRFIEKLSQKGYVTTQTKGRISFVFLTEEGKKMVPEVQKAWDTLHHSYGDIIGDSYSDQLATEINDVSNQISGK, encoded by the coding sequence ATGTCAAAAACGCTTCAGGAGTCCCTTGATAGTTGCCTTTTCTTTACCGTTAAAAAACTGGATCGCCTGCTCAATAAAATGGCTGATGAGGCTTTTTCACGTGTAGGCTTGGCGCCGACTTATGCCTTTATCCTCCTCATCTTAGCCGAAGAGGATGGAAGAGCACAAAAGGATATTGCAAGCATTCTCCACATCGCACCGTCTACCCTGACACGCTTCATCGAAAAGCTAAGCCAAAAAGGCTATGTGACCACACAAACCAAAGGACGTATCAGCTTCGTTTTTTTGACCGAAGAAGGCAAAAAAATGGTACCCGAAGTGCAAAAAGCTTGGGATACGCTTCATCATAGCTACGGTGACATCATCGGAGATAGCTACAGCGACCAGCTCGCTACAGAAATCAACGACGTTTCAAACCAGATTTCTGGAAAATAA
- a CDS encoding aminopeptidase P family protein, producing MSKLTQIQTYLNQEGASLAVISDPVTVNYLTGFVCDPHERQMFLFVYADREPVLFVPALELAKATSLLNFPVFGYVDSENPWEKIKSGLPSTTGKKLFAEFDNLNVTKFQGLQTVFEGHFENLTPFIQRMRLIKYQDEIDKMLIAGQYADKAVQIGIDNISLTRTETDILAKIEFGMKEQGINKMSFETMVLTGDNAANPHGEPGVNRIENNALLLFDLGVMYEGYASDMTRTVAVGQPDQFKQDIYNLCLEAQLTAQDFVKPGVSASEVDHAARQVIEKAGYGEYFNHRLGHGIGMDVHEYPSIMEGNDLVIEEGMCFSIEPGIYIPGKVGVRIEDCGYVTKDGFNAFTQTPKELRFFEG from the coding sequence ATGTCAAAACTTACTCAAATCCAAACTTACCTCAATCAAGAAGGAGCTAGCTTAGCTGTCATCTCAGATCCTGTCACTGTCAACTACTTAACAGGCTTTGTCTGCGACCCGCATGAGCGCCAGATGTTTTTATTTGTCTATGCGGATCGTGAGCCTGTACTCTTTGTGCCAGCGCTTGAGCTGGCTAAGGCGACTAGTCTCTTAAATTTCCCTGTTTTTGGTTATGTCGATTCTGAAAACCCTTGGGAGAAAATCAAGTCTGGTCTGCCATCAACTACAGGCAAAAAACTCTTTGCTGAGTTTGACAACTTGAATGTCACTAAGTTCCAAGGGCTTCAAACGGTCTTTGAAGGGCACTTTGAAAACCTTACACCATTTATCCAACGCATGCGCCTCATCAAATATCAAGATGAGATTGACAAGATGTTGATTGCTGGGCAATATGCAGATAAGGCTGTGCAGATTGGGATTGATAACATTTCTCTAACCCGCACGGAGACTGACATTTTGGCTAAAATCGAGTTTGGCATGAAAGAGCAAGGCATTAACAAAATGAGCTTTGAAACCATGGTGCTAACTGGCGACAATGCCGCAAACCCACATGGCGAGCCTGGAGTCAACCGTATCGAAAACAATGCACTGCTCCTCTTTGACCTTGGGGTTATGTATGAGGGCTACGCTTCTGATATGACCCGTACAGTCGCTGTTGGACAACCTGACCAGTTTAAACAAGACATCTACAATCTCTGCCTTGAAGCACAGCTCACTGCCCAAGACTTTGTCAAACCAGGAGTTAGCGCAAGCGAAGTCGACCATGCTGCTCGCCAAGTCATCGAAAAAGCAGGCTACGGCGAATACTTCAACCACAGACTCGGTCACGGTATCGGTATGGACGTCCACGAGTACCCTTCTATCATGGAGGGAAATGACCTTGTCATTGAAGAGGGCATGTGCTTTTCTATCGAGCCTGGTATTTACATCCCAGGAAAAGTCGGTGTACGTATCGAGGACTGTGGCTATGTCACCAAAGACGGCTTCAACGCCTTTACACAAACACCAAAAGAACTCCGCTTCTTTGAAGGCTAA
- a CDS encoding IS30 family transposase — translation MSTNHSTKKSLYSHLSASERGEISAYLRMGKNPSEIARLLGRHRSTISREIKRGSVSQVQDKNGKRIYSTVYFPDSGQRVYEINRRKSAYHKLSYCSQTFFKELEKALKTKPRCHSVDSFVQTYREKHPLEVIPSTKTVYRYIKDGLLRVKPIDLPKMVCIRKRSKVRPKATKKILGKSIEERPETITNRSEFGHWEIDLVLGKKTKGEAVVMTLVERQTRFAIAVKLANKQAETINRAVKSLLSQYPIRSITSDNGSEFSSLSDLKGVEVYFAHPYASHERGTNENFNGLLREFLPKGVSLNSLTTEELNHYVSAINDRPRRLHKYKTANILFGLAQTA, via the coding sequence ATGTCCACTAATCATTCTACCAAAAAATCGTTATACTCACACCTTTCAGCCTCTGAACGCGGAGAAATCAGCGCCTATCTCAGGATGGGTAAGAACCCCTCTGAGATTGCTCGTCTGCTTGGGCGTCATCGCTCAACCATCAGTCGTGAAATCAAACGAGGAAGTGTTTCTCAGGTTCAAGATAAGAACGGGAAACGAATCTACTCAACGGTTTACTTTCCAGATAGTGGTCAACGTGTTTATGAAATCAATCGTCGAAAAAGTGCCTATCATAAACTATCATACTGCTCCCAGACATTCTTCAAGGAACTTGAGAAAGCCCTGAAAACGAAACCTCGTTGTCACAGTGTTGATAGCTTTGTTCAAACTTACCGAGAAAAACATCCACTGGAAGTTATCCCTTCCACCAAGACAGTGTATCGTTACATCAAAGACGGACTGTTGAGGGTTAAACCGATTGATTTACCTAAGATGGTGTGCATCCGAAAACGGTCTAAAGTAAGGCCTAAGGCCACGAAGAAAATCTTAGGAAAATCCATTGAAGAACGTCCAGAAACTATTACTAATCGCTCTGAATTTGGACATTGGGAGATTGATTTGGTTCTTGGCAAGAAGACCAAAGGGGAAGCTGTTGTCATGACTCTAGTAGAGCGTCAAACACGATTTGCCATCGCTGTAAAACTGGCTAATAAACAAGCAGAAACTATCAATAGGGCTGTTAAGAGCCTACTATCACAGTACCCTATTCGCTCCATCACATCGGACAATGGCTCAGAGTTCAGTAGCTTGTCAGACTTAAAAGGTGTGGAAGTCTATTTTGCCCATCCTTATGCTTCTCATGAAAGAGGAACAAATGAAAATTTCAATGGTCTCTTGAGAGAGTTTCTCCCAAAAGGTGTCTCTCTTAACTCACTAACGACAGAAGAACTCAATCACTACGTCTCTGCTATCAATGACAGACCTAGACGACTTCACAAGTATAAAACCGCAAATATTTTGTTTGGGCTAGCCCAAACAGCTTAA
- the ccpA gene encoding catabolite control protein A, translating into MNTDDTITIYDVAREAGVSMATVSRVVNGNKNVKENTRQKVLEVIERLDYRPNAVARGLASKKTTTVGVVIPNIANAYFSNLARGIDDIAAMYKYNIVLASSDEDDEKEINVVNSLFAKQVDGIIFMGYHLTEKLRVEFSRSRTPIVLAGTVDLEHQLPSVNIDYQKAVSEVVDLFAKTHKDIAFVSGPLIDDINGKVRLDGYKEGLKRNNLPFKEGLVFEAKYHYQDGYNLAQRVLNSGATAAYVADDELAAGLQNGLFAAGKSVPEDFEIITSNDSSVTQFTRPNLSSISQPVYDLGAVSMRMLTKIMHKEDLDEKEIVLNHGLVKRGSTR; encoded by the coding sequence ATGAATACTGATGATACGATTACGATTTATGATGTCGCTCGTGAAGCCGGTGTTTCGATGGCGACAGTCAGTCGTGTTGTGAATGGCAACAAAAATGTAAAAGAAAACACACGGCAAAAGGTTCTTGAAGTGATTGAACGCTTGGACTACCGTCCAAATGCCGTTGCACGAGGGCTTGCAAGTAAAAAAACAACAACTGTCGGTGTTGTGATTCCAAACATCGCAAATGCTTATTTTTCAAATTTAGCACGAGGTATTGACGACATTGCCGCTATGTACAAGTACAATATCGTCCTTGCTTCTAGCGATGAGGATGATGAAAAAGAAATCAATGTTGTGAATTCTTTGTTTGCTAAGCAGGTGGATGGTATCATTTTCATGGGCTATCACTTGACTGAAAAACTACGTGTTGAGTTTTCACGCTCACGCACACCGATTGTTTTAGCGGGGACTGTTGACCTTGAGCACCAATTGCCAAGTGTTAACATCGACTACCAAAAGGCAGTTAGTGAAGTGGTGGATTTATTTGCTAAGACGCATAAGGATATTGCTTTTGTGTCTGGACCTTTGATTGATGACATCAATGGTAAGGTTCGTCTAGATGGCTACAAGGAAGGTTTGAAGCGCAACAACTTGCCATTTAAAGAAGGGCTTGTCTTTGAAGCGAAATACCACTACCAAGATGGCTACAATCTAGCGCAACGTGTGCTCAACTCAGGTGCGACAGCTGCTTATGTGGCAGACGATGAGTTGGCAGCGGGTCTGCAAAACGGTCTCTTTGCAGCTGGCAAGTCAGTGCCAGAGGACTTTGAAATTATCACCAGCAACGATTCCTCTGTGACACAGTTTACACGTCCAAACCTAAGCTCCATTAGCCAACCTGTCTACGACCTTGGTGCCGTTAGTATGCGTATGTTGACAAAGATTATGCATAAAGAAGATTTGGATGAAAAAGAAATTGTCCTTAATCACGGTTTGGTCAAGCGTGGTTCTACACGTTAA
- a CDS encoding tyrosine-type recombinase/integrase, whose amino-acid sequence MKYIKTKYPNIFTYTNAKGKFYYVRKTIIVQGKKKEITKSGLKTLSQARSVLSDIEQKAKNNEYVIDKNLTVDTYWDMYCESRIKTGRWAPDTIYNKDKTYTNRFKERYGKLKMRDVSRHEYEMYVNDLLKSYTYHSVKQAYGVFNAMFNDAVTNKYLDDNPIDGIYIGKSSKPSKNKRLSLDEFKAWDEMARSILSDYQYTMVRLTYLGLRRSEVAGLKFSDFIKRTDGLYTITITESRTEKRKDGKALKTQSSRRTLIADSKTSPLIDAAIKQSYQIGKQCNHILSKDDFLFRVAYDTYKRFGEPIRVGYLQTLFSKVNNQLGSKVSPHMMRHFFATQGVIAGVPIAHMAAALGHSTHYMTEKYTHIKDEVASNVTQTIMQAIN is encoded by the coding sequence ATGAAATACATCAAAACTAAATACCCAAACATTTTCACTTACACTAACGCTAAGGGCAAATTCTACTATGTCAGAAAGACAATAATTGTCCAAGGCAAGAAAAAAGAAATTACCAAGAGCGGACTAAAAACGCTCTCTCAAGCACGCTCTGTACTCTCTGACATTGAGCAAAAAGCTAAAAACAATGAATATGTGATTGACAAAAACCTAACAGTAGATACTTACTGGGATATGTACTGTGAGAGCCGCATCAAGACAGGCAGATGGGCGCCAGACACCATTTACAACAAAGACAAAACTTACACTAACCGCTTTAAAGAACGCTATGGCAAACTCAAGATGAGAGACGTCTCACGCCATGAGTATGAGATGTATGTCAATGACCTCTTAAAAAGCTATACTTATCATAGCGTTAAGCAGGCTTATGGTGTCTTTAACGCTATGTTTAACGATGCTGTCACAAACAAATACCTAGACGACAACCCCATCGATGGCATCTACATTGGTAAAAGTAGTAAACCATCTAAAAACAAGCGCCTGTCTTTAGACGAGTTTAAAGCGTGGGATGAAATGGCACGCTCTATCTTATCCGATTATCAATATACTATGGTCAGATTGACCTATTTAGGCTTACGCCGTAGCGAGGTTGCTGGGCTTAAATTCTCTGATTTTATCAAGCGCACCGATGGACTGTATACCATCACCATCACAGAGAGCCGCACCGAAAAACGCAAAGATGGTAAAGCTCTCAAAACACAGTCATCAAGGCGTACTCTGATAGCAGACAGCAAAACATCGCCACTTATTGATGCTGCTATTAAGCAGTCTTATCAGATTGGCAAACAGTGCAACCATATCTTATCAAAAGATGACTTTCTTTTCCGTGTTGCCTATGACACCTATAAGCGTTTCGGTGAGCCTATCCGTGTCGGTTATTTACAAACCTTGTTTAGCAAGGTTAATAATCAGCTAGGTAGCAAGGTATCGCCGCACATGATGAGGCACTTCTTTGCCACACAGGGCGTTATTGCTGGTGTACCGATTGCACACATGGCTGCTGCTCTTGGTCACTCTACTCATTACATGACTGAAAAGTACACCCACATCAAAGACGAGGTAGCAAGTAACGTCACACAGACTATCATGCAAGCTATCAATTAA
- a CDS encoding DUF3644 domain-containing protein produces MENLSKQLVDKSVEAFIMGLEIYNKPTIKYRIEGFSFFICNAWELMLKAELLNRGVPIYFPGSNRTISLENAIRKIYTDKKQPLRINLEKIIDLRNTSTHFITEEYETIYAPFFQSCVLNFSEQVKRFHNIDVTDYIAQNFLTLSVNLNVLTNEEIRGKYSQEMAERLINNKNELEFLTTNNSSNDLFIPIRHEFVQIKDKTKADFTYAIDPNADTSAKIITKLQDPNDKYKLTRKNVIDSINKQLQTKKISFNYQTVKGDKGFNEYTLNLFMDFYNLKQDNKYCYQFGTVRRYSQQLVDFILEKIKIDADIINKILVVKKR; encoded by the coding sequence ATGGAAAATTTATCAAAACAACTAGTAGATAAGAGTGTTGAAGCCTTCATCATGGGACTAGAAATTTATAATAAACCTACAATAAAATATAGGATTGAAGGTTTTAGTTTCTTTATTTGCAATGCGTGGGAACTGATGCTGAAGGCTGAACTACTAAATAGAGGAGTTCCAATCTATTTTCCTGGTAGCAATCGGACAATTAGTTTAGAAAATGCAATTCGAAAAATCTATACTGATAAAAAACAACCTCTAAGGATTAATCTCGAGAAAATTATAGATTTACGAAATACAAGCACTCACTTCATAACTGAAGAATACGAAACAATCTACGCCCCATTTTTTCAATCTTGTGTACTGAATTTCTCAGAGCAAGTCAAAAGATTTCATAATATTGATGTTACAGATTATATTGCGCAAAACTTTCTCACTCTTTCGGTAAACTTAAATGTTTTAACTAACGAAGAAATCCGAGGAAAATATTCTCAAGAAATGGCTGAGCGTTTAATTAACAACAAAAACGAGTTAGAGTTTTTAACAACTAATAATTCTTCTAATGATTTGTTTATTCCAATTAGACATGAATTTGTACAAATAAAAGACAAAACCAAAGCTGACTTTACTTATGCAATTGATCCCAACGCCGATACGTCTGCAAAGATAATTACTAAGTTACAAGACCCCAATGACAAATATAAACTTACACGAAAGAATGTTATTGATTCAATTAATAAACAACTTCAAACTAAAAAAATCTCCTTCAACTATCAGACAGTCAAAGGAGATAAGGGGTTCAATGAATACACATTGAACCTATTTATGGATTTTTACAATCTAAAACAAGACAATAAGTACTGCTATCAGTTTGGAACTGTAAGACGATATTCTCAGCAATTGGTTGATTTCATACTTGAAAAAATAAAAATTGATGCTGATATCATTAACAAAATTTTAGTAGTAAAAAAAAGATAA
- a CDS encoding ImmA/IrrE family metallo-endopeptidase, whose translation MVTDEELCKQHGVELCLFDASNWHSQGFYNHTTKVIGIDKNLDPLTRRKTLLHELGHIEHNPYSYQFNGVKYEAQANRYMIRNLLEETLATLEDTREFNYLDFMKCHSLTTVADEMMIIEEYRNLTK comes from the coding sequence ATGGTAACAGACGAAGAACTTTGCAAACAACACGGAGTAGAACTCTGCCTGTTTGATGCCTCTAATTGGCACAGTCAAGGATTTTACAATCATACCACGAAAGTGATAGGGATAGATAAAAACTTGGACCCTTTAACACGCCGTAAAACGCTCCTCCACGAGCTTGGGCATATTGAACACAACCCTTACAGTTATCAGTTTAATGGTGTTAAATATGAAGCCCAGGCTAACCGATACATGATACGCAATCTTCTAGAAGAAACCTTAGCCACTCTCGAAGATACTAGAGAATTTAACTATCTCGATTTTATGAAGTGTCATAGCTTAACGACTGTTGCTGATGAGATGATGATTATTGAGGAGTATCGCAATTTAACCAAATAA
- a CDS encoding TM2 domain-containing protein, protein MKIGMRTPSLNKSLKARTTGKLKRQMKSAVNPLYGKKGMGWINNPKKAAYNKVYNKTTFKSPLYNTPKKSKKVQHTNSPKFVNAQSWDEATHVVYTPLYTANKWKFLAITFFLGVYGGQSFYIGKKSKGWWSLLFFWTSIPFYIAIYDFFAALFNHEDENHNITIKGSTRTVTVEQFELLKNKENTKMK, encoded by the coding sequence ATGAAAATTGGAATGAGGACCCCTAGCTTAAACAAAAGTTTAAAAGCTAGAACGACTGGGAAACTAAAGCGACAAATGAAAAGTGCTGTCAATCCTCTGTATGGGAAAAAGGGAATGGGATGGATCAACAATCCTAAAAAAGCTGCATACAATAAAGTTTATAACAAGACAACTTTCAAAAGCCCGCTTTATAATACTCCAAAGAAATCAAAAAAAGTACAGCATACAAACTCTCCTAAGTTTGTAAATGCCCAATCTTGGGATGAGGCTACACATGTTGTTTATACTCCCCTGTACACAGCCAATAAATGGAAATTCTTAGCTATCACTTTCTTTCTAGGAGTGTATGGCGGACAGTCATTCTATATTGGTAAAAAGTCAAAAGGCTGGTGGAGTCTGCTGTTCTTTTGGACTTCGATACCATTTTATATAGCTATCTATGATTTCTTTGCAGCCTTATTTAACCATGAAGATGAAAATCATAATATCACAATAAAGGGAAGCACTAGGACAGTTACAGTTGAGCAATTTGAATTACTCAAGAATAAGGAAAATACTAAAATGAAGTGA
- a CDS encoding helix-turn-helix domain-containing protein, giving the protein MFSTLERIKELAQKKGYSLQKVAEDLGFSVNYLYTLKEKVPKSDRLQELADYFNVSTDYLLGRTDNPNIAKDDETAIIDGKVIDLREAAANTMLFDGRPLDEDDIDFITAVLSAHFKSKEK; this is encoded by the coding sequence ATGTTTTCAACACTCGAACGAATAAAAGAATTGGCTCAAAAGAAAGGTTATAGCCTCCAGAAAGTTGCTGAAGATTTAGGTTTTAGTGTAAATTACCTTTATACTTTAAAAGAAAAAGTCCCTAAATCTGATCGCCTACAAGAGCTAGCTGACTATTTCAACGTCTCCACCGATTACTTGTTGGGTCGCACCGATAACCCAAATATCGCTAAAGACGACGAGACAGCCATCATTGATGGCAAGGTTATCGACTTACGAGAAGCAGCAGCCAACACTATGCTCTTTGATGGTAGACCACTTGATGAAGACGATATTGATTTCATCACAGCAGTCTTGTCCGCACACTTTAAGTCTAAGGAAAAATAA
- a CDS encoding transcriptional regulator, producing the protein MSQQHQKWCDLVKERLKERNWSRSDFAIVLGVTPAAVTRLLDDGHGSDDLKLRVNRKLKISESWNKFGE; encoded by the coding sequence ATGAGCCAACAGCATCAAAAGTGGTGCGACTTAGTCAAAGAGCGTTTGAAAGAACGCAATTGGAGCCGCTCGGATTTTGCTATCGTGCTGGGTGTGACACCAGCAGCTGTAACACGTCTTTTAGATGACGGTCACGGTAGTGATGATTTGAAACTGCGTGTTAATCGCAAGCTGAAAATATCGGAAAGCTGGAACAAATTTGGCGAGTAA
- a CDS encoding phage antirepressor KilAC domain-containing protein — translation MNNLISVNLNENNEPVVSGRQLHKALEVKTPYDKWFPRMTDYGFAENEDFSTFLSESTGGRRATDHILKLDMAKEIAMLQRTDKGKEVRQYFIQVEKEFNSPDKIIARALLLSNDKVLKLESRVEFLETELEEAQKQARYLDLIIESKASLRVTQIAADYGMSAHKFNKLLHDLGVQHKVNGQWILYKKHMGKGYVDSATFDFIDGRGQARTHITTTWTQKGRLFLYELLKETGILPLIERDEDD, via the coding sequence ATGAATAATCTGATTTCAGTTAATTTAAATGAAAATAATGAGCCGGTCGTATCTGGTCGGCAACTGCATAAGGCTTTAGAGGTTAAGACGCCTTATGATAAATGGTTTCCTCGCATGACTGACTATGGTTTTGCAGAGAATGAAGACTTTTCGACATTTTTGTCGGAAAGTACAGGCGGTCGTAGAGCTACAGACCACATCTTGAAACTGGATATGGCAAAAGAAATTGCTATGTTGCAGCGAACGGACAAGGGCAAAGAGGTCCGTCAATACTTCATTCAGGTTGAAAAAGAGTTTAACAGTCCTGACAAAATCATTGCACGAGCACTGCTCTTGTCTAATGACAAGGTGCTGAAGCTGGAAAGTCGGGTTGAGTTTTTAGAAACTGAACTTGAAGAAGCACAAAAGCAGGCACGCTATCTTGACTTGATTATCGAGAGCAAAGCTAGTTTGCGTGTGACACAAATCGCTGCAGACTATGGCATGAGCGCTCATAAGTTTAACAAGCTGCTGCATGACTTGGGCGTACAGCACAAAGTCAACGGTCAGTGGATTCTTTACAAGAAACACATGGGCAAGGGCTATGTAGACAGCGCTACGTTTGACTTTATCGATGGTCGTGGTCAAGCACGAACTCACATCACAACGACCTGGACACAAAAGGGGCGCTTGTTCTTGTATGAGTTGCTCAAAGAAACTGGTATTTTGCCGTTGATTGAGAGGGATGAGGATGATTGA
- a CDS encoding HNH endonuclease signature motif containing protein, with amino-acid sequence MARGYRLLTDEQHAYFIKIQRGKIAREVARLMNEKFRMNLTGDQIKNYRTRHGVSSGNDGRFKKGLIPHNKGKKYPNMKPNSGQFKKGNRPPNHLPVGTVKKDAYGYWKIKVADPNCWEFVHRREWEKHNGPIPSDSYIAFLDKNKDNCTIDNLALVKKSEMPQMIKNKYFTESPELTKAGIGVVRLRRKLKELQDNNDRK; translated from the coding sequence ATGGCTAGGGGATACAGACTGTTAACGGATGAACAGCACGCTTATTTTATCAAAATACAGCGTGGCAAAATCGCAAGAGAGGTTGCACGGCTCATGAACGAGAAATTTAGAATGAATCTCACTGGTGATCAAATCAAAAATTATCGTACCAGGCATGGTGTTTCATCGGGTAATGATGGCCGCTTTAAAAAAGGGCTCATTCCTCATAACAAAGGAAAAAAGTATCCAAATATGAAACCCAATTCGGGGCAATTCAAAAAGGGTAACCGACCGCCAAACCATTTACCAGTAGGAACAGTAAAAAAAGACGCCTACGGCTACTGGAAAATCAAGGTAGCTGACCCCAATTGCTGGGAGTTCGTGCATCGACGTGAGTGGGAAAAACATAATGGACCAATACCAAGTGACAGCTATATCGCCTTTTTAGACAAAAATAAGGACAATTGTACCATTGACAATTTAGCTCTTGTTAAAAAAAGCGAGATGCCACAAATGATTAAAAATAAGTATTTTACTGAAAGTCCTGAGCTAACCAAGGCTGGAATAGGTGTGGTTAGGTTAAGACGAAAATTGAAGGAATTACAAGATAATAACGATAGGAAATAG
- a CDS encoding helix-turn-helix domain-containing protein, translating into MKAKGLLLVILSNAPEWRVYPDELAKRSKDGVNTVKTTLKELEEAGYVRTYVRSMGRGKGIQRFRFCADRKIGDKIFNDLKNQLEKEISS; encoded by the coding sequence TTGAAAGCTAAAGGTTTGCTTTTGGTAATACTTAGTAATGCTCCAGAGTGGCGAGTGTATCCAGATGAGCTTGCGAAGCGCTCAAAAGATGGAGTAAATACTGTAAAAACGACTCTGAAAGAACTTGAAGAAGCAGGGTACGTCAGAACATACGTTCGATCTATGGGGCGTGGCAAAGGTATTCAGAGGTTTAGGTTTTGTGCAGACAGGAAAATCGGCGACAAGATATTCAATGATTTAAAAAATCAACTAGAGAAAGAAATATCAAGCTAG